A section of the Oenanthe melanoleuca isolate GR-GAL-2019-014 chromosome 6, OMel1.0, whole genome shotgun sequence genome encodes:
- the ZNF365 gene encoding protein ZNF365, whose protein sequence is MQQTARDEGGHPWPEPLGSVSLPFRCPRCGDHTRFRSLSSLRVHLEYSHSFQESSLLARSSLFCPLKDAELVSPPEPAAQGSPGSPGGSAVQPAGPYLNLGGASCGSGKGEQPRELAAERPSSYLASYASAESSSEVSKPGLPATDSKASFEAHVREKFNRMVEAVDKTIEKRIDKLTKELSQKTAELLEVRAAFVQLSQKKQEVQRRERALSRQVDVAVEMIAALKQRLSESEEELHRKEEEVVTFNHFLEEAAEKEVRGKARLQHFIENLLQRVDLAERQLEYYQNQMVCNHTDVNEHMFTDTSLNKKPRCLSQGSQHASYNIPDAKPHSFQKGRILFKKAKDEKASLQPVKCFYESVDCPREIWRAQKKGEPACSARKVSAKSKTGKKAKPL, encoded by the exons ATGCAACAGACAGCCCGGGATGAAGGCGGGCACCCCTGGCCGGAGCCGCTCGGCAGCGTCAGCCTCCCCTTCCGCTGCCCGCGCTGCGGCGACCACACCAGGTTCCGGAGCCTCTCCTCCCTGCGGGTGCACCTGGAGTACAGCCACAGCTTCCAGGAAAGCAGCCTCCtagccaggagcagcctgttctGCCCGCTGAAGGACGCGGAGCTGGTGTCTCCGCCGGAGCCcgcagcccagggcagcccgGGGAGCCCCGGCGGCTCTGCCGTGCAGCCCGCGGGGCCCTACCTGAACTTGGGCGGCGCGTCCTGCGGGAGCGGGAAGGGCGAGCAGCCGCGGGAGCTGGCAGCGGAACGGCCCAGCTCCTACCTGGCCAGCTATGCATCGGCTGAGTCTTCCAGCGAGGTTTCCAAACCCGGCCTCCCAGCCACTGATTCCAAAGCCTCCTTTGAGGCACACGTCAGAGAAAAGTTTAACAGGATGGTAGAGGCCGTGGACAAAACGATCGAGAAGCGGATCGACAAGCTTACCAAAGAGTTGTCCCAGAAGACGGcggagctgctggaggtgcgGGCAGCGTTCGTGCAGCTGTCCCAGAAGAAGCAGGAGGTGCAGCGGCGAGAGCGGGCCTTGAGTAGACAGGTGGATGTGGCGGTGGAGATGATCGCAGCCTTGAAGCAGCGGCTCAGCGAGTCCGAGGAGGAGCTTCACCGGAAAGAGGA AGAAGTTGTTACTTTCAACCACTTcctggaagaagcagcagaaaaagaagtgcGGGGGAAAGCTAGGCTTCAGCACTTCATTGAGAACCTGTTGCAGCGCGTGGATCTGGCAGAAAGGCAGCTAGAATATTACCAAAACCAGATGGTATGCAACCACACCGACGTCAACGAGCACATG TTTACAGACACTTCATTAAACAAGAAACCCAGATGCCT GAGTCAAGGAAGTCAACACGCTTCATACAACATCCCTGATGCAAAGCCTCATTCCTTTCAAAAAGGAAGGATCTtgtttaaaaaagcaaaggatGAAAAAGCCAGCTTGCAGCCAGTGAAATGCTTCTATGAATCTGTTGATTGCCCAAGAGAAATATGGAGAGCACAAAAGAAGGGTGAaccagcctgctctgccaggaaAGTGAGTGCAAAATCAAAGACAGGTAAAAAGGCCAAACCGCTATAG